One part of the Mesorhizobium sp. M4B.F.Ca.ET.058.02.1.1 genome encodes these proteins:
- the dnaQ gene encoding DNA polymerase III subunit epsilon has product MREIIFDTETTGLDMREDRIIELGGVELVNRFPTGRTFHRFINPQGRAVHAEAQAVHGISAADLVGKPIFSEIAEEWLAFTDGAKLIAHNANFDIGFLNLEFGRLGHPVIDVGRVVDTLALARRKHPMGPNSLDALCRRYGIDNTHRTKHGALLDSELLAEVYIELIGGKQAALILDAVAVQMNGAGEVADIDISIGARPIALPPRLTEAERAAHAGLVRTLGEKALWLKVEAEAGVAQN; this is encoded by the coding sequence ATGCGCGAGATCATTTTCGATACCGAAACCACCGGCCTCGACATGCGCGAAGACCGCATCATCGAGCTCGGCGGCGTCGAGTTGGTCAACCGCTTCCCGACCGGCCGCACCTTCCACAGATTCATCAACCCGCAGGGGCGGGCGGTTCATGCCGAGGCGCAGGCCGTGCACGGCATCAGCGCCGCCGACCTGGTCGGCAAGCCGATCTTTTCGGAGATCGCCGAGGAGTGGCTGGCCTTCACCGACGGCGCCAAGCTGATCGCCCACAACGCCAATTTCGACATCGGCTTCCTCAATCTCGAATTCGGCCGGCTCGGCCATCCCGTCATCGATGTCGGCCGCGTCGTCGATACGCTGGCGCTGGCGCGCCGCAAGCACCCGATGGGTCCGAACTCGCTGGACGCGCTCTGCCGCCGCTACGGCATCGACAACACCCACCGCACCAAGCACGGCGCGCTGCTCGATTCCGAATTGCTGGCCGAGGTCTATATCGAGCTCATCGGCGGCAAGCAGGCGGCGCTGATCCTCGATGCGGTGGCGGTGCAGATGAACGGCGCCGGCGAGGTGGCCGACATCGACATCTCCATCGGCGCGCGGCCGATTGCGCTCCCGCCGCGCCTCACCGAGGCCGAGCGCGCCGCGCATGCCGGCCTGGTGCGCACGCTCGGCGAAAAGGCGCTGTGGCTGAAGGTGGAAGCCGAAGCCGGGGTGGCTCAGAACTAA
- a CDS encoding pyruvate, water dikinase regulatory protein has protein sequence MNKPQSFFHLHLISDATGETLLAAGRAASAQYKDARAIEHIYPLIRTEKQVAKVFEDIEEEPGIILYTVVDQKLARGIDERCAAMGLPCVSVLEPVLAVFQSYLGTPAGRRVGAQHVLDAEYFRRIDALNFTMEHDDGQLPANMDDADIVLIGISRTSKTPTSIYLANRGIKTANIPIVLGVPVPESLVNARTPLIVGLIATAERISHVRQNRILGNTSTYVPSDYVDRAAINEELAYARQICTRHGWPMIDVSRRSIEETAAAIVALRGKSR, from the coding sequence GTGAACAAACCCCAGAGCTTCTTTCACCTGCACCTGATTTCCGACGCCACCGGCGAGACGCTGCTGGCGGCCGGCCGCGCCGCCTCCGCGCAATACAAGGACGCGCGCGCCATCGAGCACATCTACCCGCTGATCCGCACCGAAAAGCAGGTGGCCAAGGTGTTCGAGGATATCGAGGAAGAACCCGGCATCATCCTCTACACCGTCGTCGACCAGAAGCTCGCGCGCGGCATCGATGAGCGCTGCGCGGCGATGGGCCTGCCTTGCGTCTCGGTGCTCGAGCCGGTGCTTGCCGTCTTCCAGTCCTATCTCGGTACGCCGGCCGGCCGCCGCGTCGGCGCCCAGCACGTGCTCGACGCCGAATATTTTCGCCGCATCGATGCGCTGAACTTCACCATGGAGCATGATGACGGACAGCTGCCCGCCAACATGGACGATGCCGACATCGTGCTGATCGGCATTTCGCGCACCTCCAAGACGCCGACCAGCATCTATCTCGCCAACCGCGGCATCAAGACCGCCAACATCCCGATCGTGCTCGGCGTGCCGGTGCCGGAGAGCCTGGTCAACGCCAGGACGCCCTTGATCGTCGGCCTGATCGCCACCGCCGAGCGCATCTCGCATGTCCGCCAGAACCGCATCCTCGGCAACACCAGCACATACGTGCCGTCCGACTATGTCGACCGCGCCGCGATCAACGAGGAGCTCGCCTATGCCCGCCAGATCTGCACAAGGCATGGCTGGCCGATGATCGATGTCTCCCGTCGTTCGATCGAGGAGACGGCGGCGGCGATCGTTGCCCTGCGGGGAAAGTCGAGATAG
- a CDS encoding shikimate dehydrogenase, translating into MAEAAKKAFVTGHPIAHSRSPKIHGYWLAKYGIDGSYQAIDVAPDNFAAFVDGLRNNGFQGGNVTIPHKEAAFAQVERRDEAAEAIGAVNTLWFEDGQLWGGNTDAYGFAANLDDYAPGWASNGPAVVLGAGGASRAAIQALIERGVKDIRIVNRTLARAEELSRRFGEGVSAHGAHAVGDLLTDAGLLVNTTALGMHGNEGLSADPAGLPGHAIVTDIVYVPLETPLLAAARGRGLWTVDGLGMLLHQAAPGFERWFGERPEVTAELRRMIIADIEAH; encoded by the coding sequence ATGGCTGAGGCAGCGAAAAAAGCTTTCGTTACCGGCCACCCGATCGCGCATTCGCGCTCGCCGAAAATCCATGGCTACTGGCTGGCCAAGTACGGCATCGACGGCAGCTATCAGGCCATCGATGTCGCGCCGGACAATTTCGCCGCCTTTGTGGACGGACTTCGGAATAATGGCTTCCAGGGCGGCAACGTCACCATCCCGCACAAGGAGGCGGCCTTCGCGCAGGTCGAGCGTCGCGACGAGGCGGCCGAAGCGATCGGCGCCGTCAACACGCTGTGGTTCGAGGACGGACAATTGTGGGGCGGCAACACCGATGCCTACGGCTTTGCCGCCAATCTCGATGACTACGCGCCGGGCTGGGCTTCGAATGGCCCCGCCGTGGTGCTTGGCGCCGGCGGCGCGTCGCGCGCTGCCATCCAGGCGCTGATCGAGCGCGGCGTGAAGGACATCCGCATCGTCAACCGCACGCTGGCGCGGGCCGAGGAGCTCAGCCGCCGTTTCGGCGAGGGCGTCTCCGCGCATGGCGCCCATGCTGTCGGCGACCTGCTTACCGATGCCGGCCTTCTCGTCAACACCACGGCTCTCGGCATGCATGGCAATGAAGGCCTGTCCGCCGATCCGGCGGGCCTGCCCGGCCATGCCATCGTTACCGACATCGTCTACGTGCCGCTCGAGACACCGCTCCTCGCCGCCGCCAGGGGGCGCGGCCTGTGGACGGTCGATGGGCTCGGCATGCTGCTGCACCAGGCGGCGCCCGGGTTCGAACGCTGGTTCGGCGAGCGGCCCGAGGTCACCGCCGAGCTCAGGCGGATGATCATCGCTGACATCGAAGCCCATTGA
- a CDS encoding Smr/MutS family protein has protein sequence MTRRIDRLSEDDRVLWNLVARTAKPLKGKAAVDVPDFSVEPKPAPAPIPVNGAPAVAAKPRTQHVSHALDDQTLNKLAKGRLPIEGRVDLHGMTQDEAYSLLFSFLHRAHAGGIRYVLVITGKGSSSGGDGVLRRSVPAWLSTPAFRPLVSSHDHAARNHGGSGALYVRLRRTRT, from the coding sequence ATGACCCGCCGCATCGACCGGCTGAGCGAGGACGATCGCGTCCTGTGGAACCTGGTGGCGCGCACCGCCAAGCCGCTCAAGGGCAAGGCCGCCGTCGACGTCCCCGATTTCAGCGTCGAGCCGAAACCGGCGCCGGCGCCTATCCCCGTCAACGGCGCTCCGGCTGTCGCGGCAAAGCCCAGGACGCAGCATGTCTCGCATGCGCTGGACGACCAGACGCTGAACAAGCTTGCGAAGGGCCGGCTGCCGATCGAAGGCCGCGTCGACCTGCACGGCATGACCCAGGACGAGGCCTATTCGCTGCTGTTTTCATTCCTGCACCGGGCGCATGCCGGCGGCATCCGCTATGTGCTGGTCATCACCGGCAAGGGCTCCTCGTCCGGCGGCGACGGCGTGCTGCGGCGTTCGGTTCCCGCCTGGCTGTCGACGCCCGCCTTCCGGCCGCTGGTCTCCAGCCACGACCATGCCGCGCGCAACCATGGCGGTTCCGGCGCGCTCTATGTCCGCTTGCGCCGGACCCGCACATGA
- a CDS encoding polyhydroxyalkanoate depolymerase: MYYQLYELNHAALQPARVYADAVRMFYTNPLNPIAHTPWGRSVAATAELFERTTRRYGKPQFGLDKTVVDWKSVDVSEKTVWSKPFCNLIRFERAVPAGRKPDPKLLIVAPMSGHYATLLRGTVEAMLPYADVHITDWVDARMVPLADGSFDLDDYIDYIIEMFHALGPDTHVMAVCQPSVPVLAAVALMEKRGDPFVPSTMTLMGGPIDTRRNPTAVNLLAEEKGSGWFRDNVIMQAPWPVPGFGREVYPGFLQLSGFMSMNLDRHIIAHKDFFMHLVKHDGDNAEKHRDFYDEYLAVMDLTAEFYLQTVDTVFVRHALPKGEMMHRGNPVDTSAIRNVALFTVEGENDDISGLGQTQAAHDLCVNIPADRQAHYMQPAVGHYGVFNGSRFRSEIVPRIVDFITSYGRQMRVAAKPRLVRSAKG, from the coding sequence ATGTACTACCAGCTCTACGAATTGAACCACGCCGCGCTGCAGCCAGCCCGCGTCTATGCCGACGCGGTGCGGATGTTCTACACCAACCCGCTCAATCCGATCGCGCACACGCCTTGGGGCCGCTCGGTGGCGGCAACCGCCGAACTGTTCGAGCGCACCACGCGCCGCTACGGCAAGCCGCAATTCGGCCTCGACAAGACCGTGGTCGACTGGAAGAGCGTCGACGTCAGCGAAAAGACCGTGTGGTCAAAGCCGTTCTGCAACCTGATCCGTTTCGAGCGGGCCGTTCCCGCCGGCCGCAAGCCCGATCCGAAGCTGCTTATCGTGGCGCCGATGTCGGGACACTACGCGACGCTGCTGCGCGGCACGGTGGAAGCGATGCTGCCTTATGCCGACGTGCACATCACCGACTGGGTCGATGCCCGCATGGTGCCGCTTGCCGACGGCAGCTTCGATCTCGACGACTATATCGACTACATCATCGAGATGTTCCATGCGCTCGGTCCCGACACCCATGTGATGGCGGTGTGCCAGCCCTCGGTGCCGGTGCTGGCGGCGGTGGCGCTGATGGAAAAGCGCGGCGACCCCTTCGTGCCCTCGACGATGACGCTGATGGGCGGGCCGATCGACACCCGCCGCAATCCGACGGCGGTCAATTTGCTCGCCGAGGAAAAGGGCAGCGGCTGGTTCCGCGACAACGTCATTATGCAGGCGCCGTGGCCAGTGCCCGGCTTCGGCCGCGAGGTCTATCCCGGCTTCCTGCAGCTTTCGGGCTTCATGAGCATGAACCTCGACCGCCACATCATCGCTCACAAGGACTTCTTCATGCACCTGGTGAAGCATGACGGCGACAATGCCGAGAAGCACCGCGACTTCTACGACGAATATCTGGCGGTGATGGACCTGACGGCCGAATTCTACCTGCAGACGGTCGACACCGTGTTCGTGCGCCATGCCTTGCCGAAGGGCGAGATGATGCATCGCGGCAATCCGGTCGACACCTCGGCGATCCGCAACGTCGCCCTGTTCACGGTCGAGGGCGAGAACGACGACATTTCCGGCCTCGGCCAGACCCAGGCCGCGCACGATCTGTGCGTCAACATCCCGGCCGACCGGCAGGCCCACTACATGCAGCCGGCGGTTGGCCACTACGGCGTCTTCAACGGCTCGCGCTTCCGCTCCGAGATAGTGCCGCGCATCGTCGACTTCATCACCAGCTACGGCCGCCAGATGCGCGTTGCGGCGAAGCCAAGACTTGTGCGCTCGGCCAAGGGCTGA
- a CDS encoding Maf-like protein has translation MTEKIILASGSPFRKAMLVNAGVEIEAVPAEVDERALEAPLKHSGVSPEDVALVLAEAKATEVSERRPGALVLGCDQTLSLGDEVFHKPADMEGARRHLLALSGKTHQLNSAAVLARDGAVLWRHVGIASLTMRKLEPAFIGRHLARVGDKALSSVGAYQIEGEGIQLFEKIEGDHFTIVGLPLLPVLEKLRELGAIDG, from the coding sequence ATGACCGAGAAAATCATCCTCGCCTCCGGCAGCCCGTTCCGCAAGGCGATGCTGGTCAATGCCGGCGTCGAGATCGAGGCGGTGCCGGCCGAGGTCGATGAGCGCGCGCTCGAGGCGCCGCTCAAGCATAGCGGCGTGTCGCCGGAGGACGTCGCGCTGGTGCTTGCCGAGGCCAAGGCGACCGAGGTCAGCGAGCGCAGGCCCGGCGCGCTGGTGCTCGGCTGCGACCAGACGCTGTCGCTCGGCGACGAGGTGTTCCACAAGCCGGCCGACATGGAAGGCGCCCGCCGCCATCTCCTCGCCCTGTCCGGCAAGACCCATCAGCTGAACAGCGCCGCCGTGCTTGCCCGCGACGGCGCGGTGCTGTGGCGGCATGTCGGCATCGCCAGTCTCACCATGCGCAAACTGGAGCCAGCCTTCATCGGCCGCCATCTGGCGCGTGTCGGCGACAAGGCGCTGTCGAGTGTCGGCGCCTATCAGATCGAGGGTGAGGGCATCCAGCTGTTCGAAAAAATCGAGGGCGACCATTTCACCATCGTCGGCCTGCCGCTTCTGCCGGTTTTGGAGAAGCTGCGGGAGCTCGGAGCAATCGATGGCTGA
- the secB gene encoding protein-export chaperone SecB, which yields MASKDDAPTGAANGNGNAQPTLNVLAQYVKDLSFESPGAPNSLRGRDKAPGIAINVNVNANPLSDKQFDVNLTLNAKASFDQEVLFNVELVYGGVFAISGFPQEHMLPILFIECPRLLFPFARQIIAEATRNGGFPPLMLDPIDFAQMFQQKLAEDQAAAKVQVS from the coding sequence ATGGCCAGCAAAGACGACGCGCCGACCGGCGCCGCCAACGGCAACGGCAACGCGCAGCCGACACTCAACGTGCTCGCCCAGTATGTGAAGGATCTGTCCTTCGAGAGCCCCGGCGCGCCGAATTCGCTGCGCGGCCGCGACAAGGCTCCCGGCATCGCCATCAATGTCAACGTCAACGCCAATCCGCTGTCGGACAAGCAGTTCGACGTCAACCTGACGCTGAACGCCAAGGCCTCCTTCGACCAGGAAGTGCTGTTCAACGTCGAGCTGGTCTATGGCGGCGTCTTCGCCATCAGCGGCTTCCCGCAGGAGCACATGCTGCCGATCCTGTTCATCGAATGCCCGCGGCTGCTATTCCCCTTCGCCCGCCAGATCATCGCCGAGGCGACGCGCAATGGCGGCTTCCCGCCGCTGATGCTCGACCCGATCGATTTCGCGCAGATGTTCCAGCAGAAGCTGGCCGAGGACCAGGCGGCGGCGAAGGTCCAGGTGAGCTGA
- a CDS encoding murein transglycosylase A has protein sequence MSLSSLFSEKSFGELPGWDEDDHRAAYAAFRRSAFHVLTKPYRTGSLGVGFEAFAEAYQEARAVSLPNRAQARAFFERHFVPTHVTAETGGAGLVTGFYEPEAEASPVLTDRFTVPLLSRPADLVDVDDANRPSGMDPYLAFARPAPDGLAEYFDRGAIERGALAGKGLEIAWLADKVDAFFIHVQGAARLKMTDGRLCRVTYAAKSGQRFTGPGKVLSELGEIPLAKVTMQSIRAWFRAHPDRVDEILWQNRSYIFFREAAVDDAALGPIAAAKVPLTPGRSVAVDRLLHTFGTPFYIDAPTLAAFGDGPFRRLMIAQDTGSAITGPARGDLFAGSGAAAGEIAGVVRNAADFYALIPRQLVSRPLP, from the coding sequence GTGTCGCTCTCTTCCCTTTTCAGCGAAAAATCCTTTGGCGAGCTGCCCGGTTGGGATGAGGACGACCACCGCGCCGCCTATGCCGCCTTTCGCCGCTCGGCCTTCCATGTCCTAACCAAACCCTATCGCACGGGCTCGCTTGGCGTCGGCTTCGAGGCCTTTGCCGAAGCCTATCAGGAGGCGCGTGCCGTTTCGTTGCCGAATCGAGCGCAGGCCCGGGCCTTCTTCGAGCGCCATTTCGTTCCCACTCATGTCACCGCCGAAACCGGCGGCGCCGGTCTCGTCACCGGCTTCTATGAGCCGGAGGCCGAGGCCTCGCCGGTACTGACGGACCGCTTCACGGTGCCGCTGCTTTCACGCCCGGCCGATCTGGTCGATGTCGACGACGCCAATCGGCCATCCGGCATGGATCCCTATCTCGCTTTCGCGCGCCCGGCGCCGGACGGATTGGCCGAATATTTCGACCGCGGCGCCATCGAGCGCGGCGCGCTCGCCGGCAAGGGGCTGGAGATCGCCTGGCTCGCCGACAAGGTCGACGCCTTCTTCATCCATGTCCAGGGCGCGGCGCGGCTGAAGATGACCGACGGTCGGCTCTGCCGCGTTACCTATGCCGCCAAGTCCGGCCAGCGCTTCACCGGGCCCGGCAAGGTCCTGAGCGAGTTGGGCGAAATCCCGCTGGCCAAGGTGACGATGCAGTCGATCCGGGCCTGGTTCAGGGCGCACCCGGATCGCGTCGACGAGATCCTCTGGCAGAACCGCTCCTATATCTTCTTCCGCGAGGCGGCGGTCGACGATGCGGCGCTCGGCCCGATCGCCGCCGCCAAGGTGCCGCTGACGCCAGGCCGTTCGGTTGCCGTCGACCGGCTGCTGCACACATTCGGCACGCCCTTTTATATCGACGCGCCGACGCTCGCCGCTTTCGGCGACGGGCCGTTCCGGCGGCTGATGATCGCGCAGGACACCGGCTCGGCCATCACCGGCCCGGCGCGGGGTGACCTCTTTGCGGGCAGCGGCGCCGCCGCCGGCGAGATCGCCGGCGTCGTCCGCAACGCCGCCGATTTTTATGCGCTGATCCCGCGCCAGCTCGTTTCGAGGCCATTGCCATGA
- a CDS encoding helix-turn-helix transcriptional regulator has product MTPFGEKLRALRAERGLSQKAMAEAIGVSAAYLSALEHGRRGAPTWTLIQKIIGYFNVIWDDAEELARLAEASHPRVRIDTSGLTPAATELANLLAENIEKLDEAELRRITASVRAALGRRT; this is encoded by the coding sequence ATGACCCCGTTCGGCGAGAAGCTGCGCGCGCTGCGCGCCGAGCGCGGCCTCAGCCAGAAGGCGATGGCCGAGGCGATCGGCGTCAGCGCCGCCTACCTGTCGGCGCTTGAACATGGCCGCCGCGGCGCGCCGACCTGGACGCTGATCCAGAAGATCATCGGCTATTTCAACGTCATCTGGGACGATGCCGAGGAACTCGCGCGCCTCGCCGAAGCCTCGCACCCGCGGGTCCGGATCGACACGTCTGGCCTGACGCCCGCCGCCACCGAGCTCGCCAATCTCCTGGCCGAAAACATCGAGAAACTGGATGAGGCGGAGCTTCGCCGGATCACGGCGTCGGTCCGCGCGGCACTGGGGCGGCGGACGTGA
- a CDS encoding Tim44/TimA family putative adaptor protein encodes MGFFDFGTIFFLIAAVVIFFQLRNVLGRRTGSERPPFDPYSASRTREQQEAGQKSENVVSLPRKRAPGEPAADAYAEIDAFARPDTDLNKGLRTIKDNDPSFDPKGFVDGAKMAYEMIVMAYADGDRKTLKNLLSREVFDGFVAAIGDREAKSEKIQSSFVGIDKADIVAAEMKGGEAHITLRIVSELISATRDKAGAVIDGDPETVAEVKDVWTFARDTRSRDPNWKLVATEEED; translated from the coding sequence ATGGGTTTCTTCGACTTCGGCACGATTTTCTTTCTGATTGCGGCGGTTGTGATCTTTTTCCAGCTGCGCAACGTGCTGGGCCGTCGCACGGGCAGCGAGCGCCCGCCCTTCGACCCCTATTCGGCGAGCCGCACGCGCGAGCAGCAGGAGGCCGGCCAGAAATCGGAGAATGTGGTTTCGCTGCCGCGAAAGCGGGCGCCGGGGGAACCGGCCGCCGACGCCTATGCCGAGATCGATGCCTTCGCCAGGCCCGACACCGATCTCAACAAGGGTCTGAGGACGATCAAGGACAACGACCCGTCTTTCGATCCGAAGGGCTTTGTCGACGGCGCCAAGATGGCCTACGAGATGATCGTCATGGCCTATGCCGACGGCGACCGAAAGACGCTGAAGAACCTTCTCTCGCGCGAGGTCTTTGACGGCTTCGTCGCCGCGATCGGGGATCGCGAGGCAAAGTCGGAGAAGATCCAGTCCTCCTTCGTCGGCATCGACAAGGCAGATATCGTCGCCGCCGAGATGAAGGGCGGCGAAGCGCACATCACGCTGCGCATCGTCAGCGAGCTGATTTCGGCGACCCGCGACAAGGCCGGCGCCGTCATCGACGGCGACCCCGAAACCGTCGCCGAGGTCAAGGACGTCTGGACCTTCGCCCGCGACACGCGCTCGCGCGATCCGAACTGGAAGCTCGTCGCTACCGAAGAAGAAGATTGA
- a CDS encoding transglutaminase-like cysteine peptidase, giving the protein MISSPMARTLRLCAVAGLAISGLWAAPAVAAGAMVTGGLTSQPIGHYDFCKANLGECSIRPANLAPAKMTDAFLRKLASITAKVNAAVKPMSDYDIYGKDEVWAFPDKGVGDCEDYVLEKRRQLYRMGVSLADLLITVVRKPDGEGHAVLTVRTDRGDYVLDNLNDKVKAWDETGYRFLKRQAIDNTGRWVSIRGGQQVLVGAVQ; this is encoded by the coding sequence ATGATTTCCTCACCGATGGCACGGACGCTGCGCTTGTGTGCGGTCGCAGGGCTGGCGATTTCGGGATTGTGGGCGGCGCCCGCAGTCGCCGCGGGAGCGATGGTGACCGGCGGCCTGACCTCTCAGCCGATCGGACACTACGATTTCTGCAAGGCAAATCTCGGCGAATGCTCGATCCGGCCGGCCAATCTGGCGCCGGCCAAGATGACCGATGCGTTCCTGCGCAAGCTCGCCAGCATCACCGCCAAGGTCAACGCCGCCGTCAAGCCGATGAGCGACTACGACATTTACGGCAAGGACGAAGTCTGGGCCTTTCCCGACAAGGGCGTCGGTGACTGCGAGGACTATGTGCTGGAAAAGCGCCGCCAGCTCTACCGCATGGGTGTGTCGCTCGCCGATCTGCTGATCACCGTCGTGCGCAAACCCGATGGTGAAGGCCACGCGGTGCTGACTGTGCGCACCGACAGGGGCGACTATGTGCTCGACAATCTGAACGACAAGGTCAAGGCCTGGGACGAGACCGGCTACCGCTTCCTCAAGCGCCAGGCGATCGACAACACCGGGCGCTGGGTGTCGATCCGTGGCGGCCAGCAGGTGCTGGTCGGCGCGGTGCAGTAA
- a CDS encoding septal ring lytic transglycosylase RlpA family protein: MMKTKQTALVAVTVAAGLMVGASTSSAAAQCGRASWYALHSRTASGERMNPSALTAAHRTLPFGTKLKVTNKNNGRSVVVRINDRGPFIKGRVLDLSKGAANQLGFIGSGHTAVCMARV; this comes from the coding sequence ATGATGAAGACAAAGCAAACCGCGCTTGTCGCGGTAACGGTAGCGGCTGGCCTGATGGTCGGCGCCTCCACCTCCTCCGCCGCCGCCCAATGCGGCCGCGCCTCCTGGTATGCGCTGCACTCGCGCACTGCTTCCGGTGAACGCATGAACCCGTCGGCGCTGACCGCCGCGCACCGCACCTTGCCCTTCGGCACCAAGCTCAAGGTGACCAACAAGAACAACGGTCGCAGCGTCGTGGTTCGCATCAACGACCGCGGCCCGTTCATCAAGGGGCGCGTGCTCGATCTCTCGAAGGGCGCGGCCAACCAGCTCGGCTTCATCGGCTCGGGCCACACCGCCGTGTGCATGGCGCGCGTGTGA
- the coaE gene encoding dephospho-CoA kinase (Dephospho-CoA kinase (CoaE) performs the final step in coenzyme A biosynthesis.): MIVLGLTGSIGMGKSTTAKMFAEAGVPVHDSDETVHRLYAGKAGPLVEAAFPGTTDAGVVDRARLGARVLGDAAALKRLEAIVHPLVRADADAFLARHRAAGAPLAVLDIPLLFETGGRDRVDKVVVVTAPAEVQRARVLARPGMSEEKLAAILAKQVPDAEKRRQADFIVDTGQGFDAARAAVAAIIAELAGDKSGKDAS, translated from the coding sequence ATGATCGTGCTCGGCCTCACCGGATCGATCGGCATGGGCAAGTCGACGACGGCGAAGATGTTTGCCGAGGCCGGCGTGCCGGTGCACGATTCCGACGAGACGGTGCATCGCCTCTATGCCGGTAAGGCCGGCCCGCTGGTCGAGGCCGCCTTTCCCGGCACCACCGATGCGGGTGTCGTCGACCGCGCCAGGCTCGGTGCGCGGGTGCTCGGCGATGCCGCGGCCCTGAAGCGGCTGGAAGCGATCGTCCATCCGCTGGTCCGCGCCGATGCCGACGCCTTCCTTGCCAGGCACCGCGCCGCCGGCGCGCCGCTCGCCGTGCTCGACATTCCCTTGCTGTTCGAGACCGGCGGCCGCGACCGCGTCGACAAGGTCGTGGTCGTCACCGCCCCGGCCGAAGTTCAGCGCGCGCGTGTGCTGGCGCGTCCCGGCATGAGCGAGGAGAAGCTGGCCGCTATCCTCGCCAAGCAGGTGCCCGATGCCGAAAAACGCCGCCAGGCCGATTTCATCGTCGACACCGGCCAGGGCTTTGACGCCGCGCGCGCCGCGGTCGCGGCCATCATCGCCGAATTGGCGGGGGATAAGTCGGGCAAGGACGCTTCCTGA
- a CDS encoding FxsA family protein: MRISLLPLLVLALPLLEIAGFVVVGRQIGALATVGLVLASSIAGSLLLRHQGFGVMARVRAEMDAGRDPSSQLAHGAMIVLAAILLIIPGFITDILAILLLLPPVRELAWRMLKSRIVLATSFSAGFQARPRGKTIDLDDSDYSRADDYTRGPDHNSPWRRLKDD, from the coding sequence TTGCGTATTTCACTGCTCCCATTGCTCGTCCTCGCGCTGCCGCTGCTGGAAATCGCCGGCTTCGTCGTCGTCGGCCGCCAGATCGGCGCGCTGGCGACAGTCGGCCTGGTGCTGGCCTCCTCGATTGCCGGCAGCCTGTTGCTGCGACACCAGGGCTTCGGCGTGATGGCGCGGGTGCGGGCCGAGATGGATGCCGGGCGCGATCCGAGCAGCCAGCTAGCGCATGGCGCGATGATCGTGCTGGCGGCGATCCTTCTGATCATTCCCGGTTTCATCACCGACATCCTCGCCATCCTGTTGCTTCTGCCGCCGGTGCGCGAACTCGCCTGGCGGATGCTGAAAAGCCGCATAGTGCTGGCGACCAGCTTCAGCGCCGGCTTCCAGGCGCGGCCGCGCGGCAAGACAATCGATCTCGACGACAGCGACTATTCGCGCGCCGACGATTATACGCGCGGGCCCGACCACAATTCGCCCTGGCGCCGCCTCAAGGACGACTAG